In Agrococcus jenensis, the genomic window GCAGGCGCACCTGCGCGAGGCCGGCGATCGCGTCGGTGTCGCGCGGGTTCTGCGCGATGGCCTTCTCGAACGCGGCGATCGCCGTGTCGAGGTCGCCGGCGTCGATCGCGTCGTACGCCTCCTGGTGCAGCGGCGGCAGGGGCTCGGGCTCCGGCTCTGCGTCCGCGGGCGCGTCGCCCACCGGCACGCGGCCGGTGATGCCCTGCTGCTCGGCGAACGCGAGCACCTGCTCGAGGACGTCCTTGACCTGGTCCTCCGGCAGCGCACCGGTGAACAGCGGCGCAGGCCGTCCGCCGATGACGGCGGCGACGGTCGGGATCGACTGCGCGTTGAACGCCTGCACGAGCTGCGGGTTCTGGTCGGCGTCGACCTTCGCGAGCACGAGCCGGCCGCCGTAGCCCTCGACGAGGCGCTCGAGCACCGGCGAGAGCTGCTTGCACGGCCCGCACCACTCGGCCCAGATGTCGATGATCACGGGCACGCTGCTCGACAGCTCGACGATCTGGCCGAAGTCGGCGTCGCCGATGTCGACGATCACGCCGGGCGCACCGCCCTGGGCGCGCTCGGGCGCCGGCGGCTGGTCCCGCCGAGCGGCGAGCGCCGAGAGGTCGATGGCCCCACCCATGGATGCCGGAAGCTGCGTATCGGTCACTGTCCCACCTCGTTCGCGTCGAGCAGCGCCTGGCTGTACCCGACGACCTGGATCTGCGTGCCCTCCGGTGCATCGGCCGGCGGCACGGCGAAGAGCACCTGGATCTGGTACGTCGTCTCGATGCCCGCGGTCGTCTCCTGGACGCCCGCGAGGCTGGCGGCGGCGCCGCTCGTCGAGATCTCGACGCCCTCCTCCTTCGGAGTGACGCGCACCGTCTCGTTGAACGACGTCGCGAGCAGCGCGCCGCCCTCGTTCGTCACCAGCATGAGCGGTGCGGGGGCGTCGCCCGCCGCCCCCCACTCGAGCACCGAGAGCGCGAACTCCGGCCGCTGGATGAGCTCGTCCTTCGCGGCGCGGCCGAGGTCGGCGCGCAGGGTGTCGCCGTCCTCGCGGAACCACGCGGCGAACTCGGAGGCGTCACCCCGCAGCAGCAGGTCGGCGTACGCGTCGGTGATCTCGGTCGGGCGGCGCTGCAGCAGCGGGGTGTCGCCCGGCAGGCTCGCGGCACCGATCGTGGGGCTCGCGACGGCGGGCAGCTGCACGCCGGACGCGAGCGTCGTCTGGTAGACGAGCCGGTAGTCGGCGCGGGCGTCGGCCTGCTCGAAGACGAGCGCCGACTGCGCGCGCGCCTCGTCCTGCCACGCGACGACCGCCATGACCGTGCGCGGCCAGACCTCGGTCTGCTGCGGCAGGATCAGCTGCACGTCGCCGTCCGGGATCCCCGGCAGCGGCTCGACCTCGCCGTTGAGGCCGCGCACCTCGTAGTTCGTGGTGCGGGCGTCGAGCACCGCACCGCCGACGCGGGTCGAGACCTGCTCCAGGTCGCGCGCCTCGTCGGCGGCAGCGGTCACCGTCCGCGTCTCCTCCAGCACGCGGTCGAACTGGTTCTCGGTGAGCGCGACCGGAGGCAGCGTGTCCTCGAGGCTCGTCGGCGTGGGCTCCTCGGTCGCCGCGGGCGTCGAGGGGCCGCTCGGCCAGTACTGCGGCCCGCAGCCCGTGAGCGCCACGACCGCGACGATCGGCAGCGCGATCATGCCGAAGCGGCGGCGGCCGGTCGGCGCGGCGGTGCGCTCGGCCGTGCCGCGCGACCGGTCCGTCGTCGCATCCGTCTGCGGCTCGTCCGTCGCGTCCGTGGCCGCCTGCGAGCTGTCGGGGGCGTCGACGGCATCGGGGGCGATGACCGCGTCCGAGGCGCCTGTCGCGCCCGCGTCAGCCGTCGGCGCCTCGATCGCGCCCTGGGCGGGTCCGACCGCACCCCGCGGCGTGCCCTCCCGGGCGTCGCGCACGAGCGCACGGCGCTCCGCGCGGGTCAGCTCGCGGTGCGAGCGGCGCTGCGGACCGCGGCGCCGGCGGTGGCGGCGCAGCGCCAGCAGGAACAGCACGAGCGCCAGCGCGAGGAAGACGAGGCCCGCGGTGATGAGCGGCCCGAAGAGCGGGGTCTTGGCGTCGAAGGGCCACTCGACCCGCACGTCGGCAGGTGCGGCGGTGCCGGGCTCACCGGCGATCGCGATCGAGTACCCGACCGGCAGGTCGATCGAGAAGCTGACCTCGCCCTCGCCGGCGTGCTCCTCGATCCACATGTCGCTGCCCGCGAGCTGCGGCACGGCGTCGCTGCTGCCCGACTGCTCCGTGAGCGTGAGCGCATCCGACTCGTCGATGCCCGCGACGGCGTGCGCCGTCTCGCCCACCCAGCCGAGCACGTCGTGCTCGCGGCCGACGACGGCGGTGATCGGCCCGTCGCCGGTGATGACGACGCTCTGCCTGCCGTCGTGCGCGTTCATGGTCGTGCCGGGGATCACGAGGATCTGCGAGTCGGTGGCGGTGTCGAGCTGCGAGACGATCGACTCCGGCGGAGCCCAGATGGTGCGCTGTCCGATGCCGAGCCCGAGCAGCACGAGCGAGATCACGAGGCTCACGGCCGCGAGGATGTATCGCACGAGTCAGAGGTCCTTTCACGCTCACCGGCGGATCCGGCGGGCCGTCCGGGCAGGACGGCGCAGAGCGGGCAAGCCTCCAGGGTACCGGGAGGTCCTGAGCCTGCCAACCCCGGCCGCGGGCGGGGCGGCAGGGGCGCCCGTCGGCGCGACCCTAGGATTGCCGATGTGAAGATCCGCAACGGTTTCCTGCTCGGCCTCGTCGGTGGCCTCGGCGTGCTGCTCGCGCTCGCCATCGGCGTCGCGGTGCAGCAGATCAGCACCGTGCTCGTGTGGGCCTTCGCCGGCATCTTCCTCGCGCTCGGCGTCGAGCCGGTCATCCAGTTCTTCATCCGCCGCGGCGTGCCCCGATGGGCTGCGGTGCTCGTGATCTTCGCGCTGATCCTCGGCATCGCGGTCGGTGCGACCTGGCTCATCGTGCCGACGATCGTCGCGCAGTTCGCGGTGCTCGTGCAGTCGATCGTCGCGGAGATCGAGGGCGGCGCATTCGAGAGCGTGCTCGAGTGGGTGCGCGAGACGTTCCCGCAGTTCGACGTCGACGGCTCGCTCCAGCAGCTGAGCGAGGCCCTGAGCGACTTCAACACCTGGTCGAGCCTGCCGCCCTGGGTCGCCGACATCGCCGCGGGCATCGTCGGCGGTGCGGTGCAGGTCGTGTTCGCCATCGGCGGCCTGCTCATCGTGCTCGTGCTGATGCTCTACTTCACGGGCTCGATGCCCGCGCTGAAGTCGGGCATGTACCGGCTCGTGCCGGCGTCGTCGCGGCCCAAGTTCATCGAGATCGCCGAGCAGATCATGCGGTCGGTCGGCCGCTTCGTGCTCGGCCAGGGCGCGCTCGGCCTGCTCAACGGCGTGCTGTCGTTCATCGTGCTGTCGATCGTCGGCTCCGAGCTCGCGGGCGTCTACGCGGTGATCGCGCTCATCGCCTCCACGATCCCGCTCGTCGGCACGATCTCGGCCTCGGTGGTCATCTCGCTGCTCGTGCTGCTGCTCGACGGGCCCCAGACCGCGCTGCCCGTGGCCATCTGGTACCTCATCTACATGCAGCTCGAGGCCTACGT contains:
- a CDS encoding AI-2E family transporter, producing the protein MKIRNGFLLGLVGGLGVLLALAIGVAVQQISTVLVWAFAGIFLALGVEPVIQFFIRRGVPRWAAVLVIFALILGIAVGATWLIVPTIVAQFAVLVQSIVAEIEGGAFESVLEWVRETFPQFDVDGSLQQLSEALSDFNTWSSLPPWVADIAAGIVGGAVQVVFAIGGLLIVLVLMLYFTGSMPALKSGMYRLVPASSRPKFIEIAEQIMRSVGRFVLGQGALGLLNGVLSFIVLSIVGSELAGVYAVIALIASTIPLVGTISASVVISLLVLLLDGPQTALPVAIWYLIYMQLEAYVISPQIMNRAVKVPGVVVVLAALIGGTLLGILGALVAIPIAAAIQLILKEVVIPRQDSK
- a CDS encoding tetratricopeptide repeat protein produces the protein MGGAIDLSALAARRDQPPAPERAQGGAPGVIVDIGDADFGQIVELSSSVPVIIDIWAEWCGPCKQLSPVLERLVEGYGGRLVLAKVDADQNPQLVQAFNAQSIPTVAAVIGGRPAPLFTGALPEDQVKDVLEQVLAFAEQQGITGRVPVGDAPADAEPEPEPLPPLHQEAYDAIDAGDLDTAIAAFEKAIAQNPRDTDAIAGLAQVRLLARLRDRSADDIRSAAAAQPRDTEAQLLAADLDLSGGHVEDAFLRLLDLMATLVGDEKQDVRLRLLDYFEIVGLDDPRVHAARRRLTTLLY